A single region of the Lysinibacillus sp. B2A1 genome encodes:
- the purH gene encoding bifunctional phosphoribosylaminoimidazolecarboxamide formyltransferase/inosine monophosphate cyclohydrolase (involved in de novo purine biosynthesis): protein MTKRALISVSNKDGILEFAKELVALGYEILSTGGTKKMLQDNHVAVTAVDEVTKFPEILDGRVKTLNPLIHGGLLGKFDDASHQAQMNEHGIEPIEIVCVNLYPFVETISKPNVTWDDAIENIDIGGPTMLRSAAKNHQYVTVIVDSNDYANVLEELKANCTTTIETRRKLAAKVFRHTAAYDSYISNYLTEEEFPESLTMTYELKQNLRYGENPHQKAAFYQKRLGSDFSLAYATQLHGKELSYNNIQDGNAALQIVKEFEMPAAVAVKHMNPCGVGTGVTLEEAFDKAYAADSTSIFGGIIALNMEVDAATAEKLSHIFLEIIIAPAFTQDALDILMQKKNIRLLTIPFEQAKQDSFNVVSVEGGLLVQEPDRYGFANADIKVVTDREPTAQEWEALQLGWSVVKHVKSNAIVVTDSQMTLGVGAGQMNRVGAAKIAFEQAGEKAKGAALASDAFFPMSDTVEAAAAAGITAIIQPGGSIKDQDSIDKANEYGITMVFTGVRHFKH from the coding sequence GTGACAAAACGTGCATTAATCAGTGTTTCCAATAAAGATGGTATTTTAGAATTTGCAAAAGAACTAGTAGCATTAGGTTATGAAATTTTATCAACTGGTGGTACAAAAAAAATGCTACAGGACAATCATGTTGCTGTAACAGCAGTTGATGAAGTAACTAAATTCCCTGAAATCTTAGATGGTCGTGTAAAAACATTAAACCCATTGATTCACGGTGGTTTATTAGGAAAATTCGACGATGCTTCTCATCAAGCGCAAATGAATGAGCATGGAATTGAGCCAATTGAGATTGTATGTGTTAATCTTTACCCGTTCGTTGAAACAATTTCAAAGCCTAATGTAACATGGGATGATGCTATCGAGAATATTGATATCGGTGGTCCAACAATGTTACGTTCTGCAGCAAAAAACCATCAATATGTCACAGTAATTGTGGATAGCAATGACTATGCAAACGTGTTAGAGGAACTAAAAGCAAACTGTACAACAACAATTGAAACACGTCGTAAGCTAGCTGCAAAAGTTTTCCGTCACACAGCTGCCTATGATTCCTATATATCAAACTACTTAACAGAAGAAGAGTTTCCAGAGAGCTTAACAATGACATATGAATTAAAGCAAAATTTACGCTATGGTGAAAATCCTCATCAAAAAGCGGCATTTTATCAAAAACGTCTCGGCTCTGACTTCTCATTAGCTTATGCAACGCAATTACATGGTAAAGAATTATCATACAATAATATTCAGGATGGCAATGCAGCATTACAAATTGTCAAAGAATTTGAAATGCCAGCAGCAGTTGCGGTAAAACATATGAACCCTTGTGGTGTTGGTACTGGTGTTACACTAGAGGAAGCATTTGATAAAGCATACGCTGCTGATTCTACTTCTATATTTGGCGGCATTATCGCATTAAATATGGAAGTGGATGCAGCAACGGCTGAAAAATTAAGTCATATATTCTTAGAAATTATTATTGCACCTGCCTTTACTCAAGATGCACTTGATATTTTAATGCAAAAGAAAAATATTCGTTTGTTAACAATTCCTTTTGAGCAAGCAAAACAAGATAGTTTCAATGTAGTATCTGTAGAAGGTGGGCTTCTTGTTCAAGAACCAGATCGTTACGGTTTTGCCAATGCTGATATCAAAGTAGTAACAGATCGTGAACCGACAGCACAAGAGTGGGAAGCATTACAGCTTGGCTGGTCGGTTGTCAAACATGTTAAATCAAATGCAATTGTCGTAACTGATTCCCAAATGACACTTGGTGTTGGCGCAGGTCAAATGAATCGTGTTGGTGCTGCTAAAATTGCTTTTGAGCAAGCTGGCGAGAAAGCAAAAGGTGCTGCATTGGCATCTGATGCGTTCTTCCCAATGAGTGATACAGTGGAAGCAGCGGCAGCAGCTGGTATTACGGCAATTATTCAACCAGGCGGCTCTATTAAAGATCAGGATTCTATTGATAAAGCAAATGAGTATGGTATTACAATGGTATTTACAGGAGTACGTCATTTTAAGCATTAA
- a CDS encoding phosphoribosylglycinamide formyltransferase, with translation MTAPTKIAVFASGSGSNFQAIQEAIERGELHAKVELVVTDKPGAFVVTRAENFSIPVLALNPKEFASKADYETAIIEALQECNVEWIVLAGYMRLISEVLLSAFPQRIVNIHPSLLPAFPGKDAIGQAMEHGVKITGVTVHFVDEGMDTGPIIAQAAVAVIDGDREATEVAIHKQEHVLYTTALQQLFK, from the coding sequence ATGACTGCACCTACTAAAATTGCCGTTTTTGCCTCAGGCAGCGGCAGTAATTTTCAGGCCATTCAAGAGGCAATTGAACGTGGAGAGCTACATGCAAAAGTCGAGCTTGTTGTGACAGACAAGCCTGGCGCGTTTGTAGTGACACGTGCCGAGAATTTTAGTATTCCAGTACTAGCTTTAAATCCAAAAGAGTTTGCTTCAAAAGCAGATTACGAGACAGCTATTATCGAGGCTTTACAGGAATGTAATGTGGAATGGATTGTGCTTGCTGGTTATATGCGACTGATTAGTGAAGTATTACTGTCAGCATTTCCACAGCGTATCGTGAATATCCATCCGTCATTATTACCTGCTTTCCCAGGTAAGGATGCTATTGGGCAGGCAATGGAACATGGAGTCAAAATAACAGGTGTAACTGTGCATTTTGTAGATGAAGGTATGGACACAGGTCCTATAATTGCACAAGCAGCAGTTGCCGTTATTGATGGTGACCGTGAGGCAACAGAAGTGGCTATTCATAAGCAAGAGCATGTACTATATACAACAGCTTTACAGCAATTGTTTAAGTAA
- a CDS encoding DUF3048 domain-containing protein: MFKSKKLFITMAFSALLIGGCSKDSSEVKEDEKNKAEEEPVIEEPVKEEAFLAPLTGEVVKGEITQRPIIVTINNHPAARPQSGIAAADIIYEMLAEGDVTRFLAVYQSELPENFGPVRSARSYFVDIAKGFDAFYVAHGYSPEAKSMLENNVIDNINGMNYDGTLFKRSKDRVAPHNSYITSENLLKGAKNIGASMIYSEKVRQAFYEPDERGKIGIETSKVDIYYGNSEYFHNSYVYDHQSNHYGRQSAGVDTKDILTGEALSLANVLFFEMNHRTIDNVGRQEIDLTSGGNAYVFQNGFMREVKWANIDGLPMAVEESGELVKLVPGKSWIHFVPASPGLQAMVKTQP; the protein is encoded by the coding sequence GTGTTTAAATCAAAAAAACTATTCATCACTATGGCATTTAGTGCCTTGTTGATAGGAGGATGTTCAAAGGATTCCTCAGAAGTAAAGGAAGACGAAAAGAACAAAGCTGAAGAAGAGCCAGTTATTGAGGAGCCTGTAAAAGAGGAAGCATTTCTTGCGCCATTAACAGGTGAGGTTGTTAAAGGGGAAATCACACAACGTCCAATTATCGTGACGATTAATAATCATCCAGCTGCACGTCCTCAATCGGGAATAGCAGCAGCAGATATTATTTATGAAATGCTGGCAGAGGGTGATGTTACTCGTTTTTTAGCCGTCTATCAAAGTGAGTTACCAGAAAATTTTGGGCCTGTTCGTAGTGCAAGATCCTATTTTGTCGATATCGCTAAAGGCTTCGATGCTTTTTATGTAGCTCATGGTTATAGCCCGGAAGCTAAATCAATGCTTGAGAATAATGTAATCGATAATATTAATGGCATGAATTATGATGGTACACTCTTTAAACGTTCAAAGGATCGTGTTGCACCACATAATTCCTATATTACATCTGAGAATTTATTAAAAGGTGCTAAAAATATAGGCGCTTCAATGATTTACAGTGAAAAAGTGCGTCAGGCTTTTTATGAACCTGATGAACGTGGTAAAATAGGCATTGAAACAAGTAAAGTTGACATTTACTACGGAAATAGTGAGTATTTCCACAATTCGTATGTGTATGATCATCAAAGTAATCATTATGGACGACAATCGGCTGGCGTTGACACAAAGGATATATTAACAGGCGAAGCATTATCATTGGCAAATGTTCTATTTTTTGAAATGAATCATCGAACTATTGATAATGTTGGACGCCAAGAAATTGATTTAACTTCTGGTGGAAATGCGTACGTATTCCAAAATGGCTTTATGAGAGAAGTTAAATGGGCTAATATTGATGGATTACCGATGGCTGTAGAAGAATCTGGGGAGCTTGTTAAATTAGTACCAGGAAAGTCATGGATTCATTTCGTACCAGCTTCACCAGGGTTACAGGCAATGGTGAAAACGCAGCCTTAA
- a CDS encoding phosphoribosylformylglycinamidine cyclo-ligase — translation MSKAYEQAGVNIEAGYEAVKRMKSHVERTNRLGVMGTFGGFGGMFDLSELNLKEPVLISGTDGVGTKLKLAFMVDKHDTIGVDCVAMCVNDIVAQGAEPLYFLDYVALGKAEPAKIEQIVKGVADGCVQSGAALIGGETAEMPGLYEEDEYDLAGFAVGACEKSAIVTGEKITEGDVLVGIASSGVHSNGYSLVRKIVFADNDYAVDAIVEGYEDLGPIGEALLVPTKLYAKPVLAALKSADVHGCAHVTGGGFYENLPRMMPEGLATEIDLGSWPVLRIFEFLKDKGQLEDKDLYNVFNMGIGFVLAVPADAAEKVIATVEANGEKAYQIGRVVKGEGVVFNGSHDGSLV, via the coding sequence GTGTCAAAAGCATATGAACAAGCAGGTGTAAATATTGAAGCAGGCTATGAAGCCGTAAAACGAATGAAATCTCACGTTGAACGCACAAACCGTCTAGGTGTGATGGGTACGTTCGGTGGCTTTGGCGGTATGTTTGACTTGTCAGAACTAAATCTTAAGGAGCCTGTTCTTATTTCAGGTACAGATGGTGTTGGGACAAAGCTTAAGCTAGCCTTTATGGTGGACAAGCATGATACGATTGGCGTGGACTGTGTAGCTATGTGTGTGAACGATATTGTGGCACAGGGTGCTGAACCACTGTACTTTTTAGATTATGTTGCACTTGGTAAAGCTGAACCAGCGAAAATTGAACAAATTGTCAAAGGTGTTGCAGATGGCTGTGTACAATCTGGTGCAGCATTAATCGGTGGTGAGACGGCAGAAATGCCAGGCCTTTATGAAGAGGATGAGTATGATTTAGCAGGTTTTGCAGTAGGTGCATGTGAAAAATCAGCTATCGTTACAGGTGAAAAAATCACTGAGGGTGACGTGCTTGTTGGGATTGCTTCAAGTGGTGTGCATTCAAACGGTTATTCTTTAGTGCGTAAAATTGTTTTTGCGGATAATGATTACGCAGTAGATGCAATTGTGGAAGGCTATGAGGATCTTGGCCCTATTGGAGAAGCCTTATTAGTGCCAACAAAATTATATGCAAAACCTGTACTTGCAGCTTTAAAATCAGCAGACGTTCATGGCTGCGCACATGTAACAGGCGGTGGCTTTTATGAAAATCTTCCTCGTATGATGCCAGAAGGGTTAGCAACTGAAATTGACTTAGGTTCATGGCCTGTATTACGTATTTTTGAGTTTTTGAAAGATAAAGGTCAGCTTGAGGATAAAGATTTATATAATGTCTTTAACATGGGCATCGGCTTCGTTTTAGCGGTACCTGCGGATGCAGCAGAAAAAGTGATTGCTACAGTGGAAGCTAATGGTGAAAAAGCATATCAAATCGGTCGCGTTGTCAAAGGCGAGGGTGTTGTATTTAATGGTTCACATGATGGGAGTTTAGTGTAA
- a CDS encoding adenosine deaminase: protein MDPVWKITKLRQQLAVIDGKKAPDIVLKNARYLHSMLKQWVVGNIWILGDRIVYAGDRMPPFIEGTEVVDCTNKTIVPGYIEPHVHPFQLYHPQSFADFCGQLGTTAFISDNLSFVLSLENKKAFSILNHLKKLPFSFYWWTRFDSQTEMEQEEEIFSNTSILEWLERDDVLLGGELTGWPRLLHGDDQMLYRMQMAKGYGKKIEGHFPGASERTLARMKLLGADGDHEAMTVEEVERRIMQGYAVTLRHSSIRPDLPHLLKGIVEKKLPIFDHLMMTTDGSTPSFHQDGVMDKCIQVALDAGVSPIDAYQMATYNVARYYNMSNLHGFIATGRFASLNILQDEWHPVPESVLSKGIWLKRDGQRVHKLAAIDYSAIPTFNLGFSLNSHDFQFSMPFGIELVNDVITKPYNSLVTREGQLADHDECYLMLINRDGNWHVNTMIKGFATSVQGFASSYSNTGDILLIGKNKEDMIKAFEEMKAMQGGIVLVEKGEVIASIPLTIGGLLYDGDVEELTNKELALKQALAERGYRLGDAIYTLLFLQSTHLPYIRITPKGIFDVMKNKLLLPAVMR from the coding sequence ATGGATCCAGTATGGAAAATTACAAAATTACGCCAACAATTAGCGGTAATTGATGGTAAAAAGGCACCGGATATTGTGTTAAAAAATGCACGGTATTTACATAGCATGCTCAAACAATGGGTAGTAGGAAACATTTGGATTTTAGGAGATCGAATTGTCTATGCTGGTGACAGAATGCCTCCTTTTATAGAGGGAACAGAGGTAGTGGATTGTACGAATAAAACAATTGTACCAGGCTATATCGAACCTCATGTCCATCCATTTCAGCTCTATCATCCACAATCTTTTGCTGATTTTTGCGGACAGTTAGGCACAACTGCTTTTATTTCTGATAATTTAAGTTTTGTTTTATCTTTAGAAAATAAGAAAGCGTTTTCAATATTGAATCACTTGAAAAAGCTTCCGTTTTCTTTTTACTGGTGGACACGCTTTGATTCACAAACTGAGATGGAGCAGGAGGAAGAAATTTTCTCTAATACATCAATCTTAGAATGGTTAGAGCGGGATGATGTTCTACTTGGAGGAGAATTAACGGGCTGGCCAAGATTGCTGCATGGAGATGACCAAATGCTCTATCGTATGCAAATGGCTAAAGGATATGGCAAAAAAATAGAAGGACACTTTCCTGGAGCATCAGAAAGAACGTTAGCCCGCATGAAATTACTTGGCGCAGATGGTGATCATGAAGCAATGACAGTGGAGGAAGTGGAAAGGCGTATTATGCAGGGGTATGCTGTAACACTGCGCCATTCTTCGATTCGCCCAGATTTACCGCATCTCTTAAAAGGAATTGTAGAAAAAAAGCTTCCTATTTTTGATCATTTAATGATGACGACGGATGGTTCAACGCCTTCCTTCCATCAGGATGGTGTAATGGATAAATGTATTCAAGTAGCTTTAGATGCAGGAGTATCACCAATAGATGCCTATCAAATGGCTACTTATAATGTGGCACGCTATTATAATATGTCCAACTTACATGGCTTTATCGCGACAGGACGCTTTGCTTCTTTGAATATATTACAAGATGAATGGCATCCAGTTCCTGAAAGCGTACTATCTAAGGGTATCTGGCTAAAACGTGATGGACAGCGAGTGCATAAGCTTGCTGCTATTGATTATTCAGCTATTCCAACGTTTAATTTAGGGTTTTCGTTAAATTCTCATGATTTCCAGTTTTCAATGCCTTTTGGAATCGAGCTTGTGAACGATGTAATTACAAAACCATATAATTCATTAGTTACTAGAGAGGGACAGCTTGCTGATCATGATGAGTGCTACTTAATGCTCATTAATAGAGACGGCAATTGGCATGTAAATACGATGATTAAAGGCTTCGCGACTAGTGTTCAAGGATTTGCCTCATCTTACTCCAATACAGGTGATATTTTACTTATTGGAAAAAATAAAGAGGATATGATAAAAGCCTTTGAGGAAATGAAGGCAATGCAGGGTGGCATTGTCCTTGTAGAAAAGGGAGAGGTTATTGCTTCTATTCCTTTGACAATCGGTGGTCTACTTTATGATGGAGATGTAGAGGAGCTAACAAATAAAGAACTAGCTTTAAAACAAGCATTAGCTGAACGTGGTTATCGCCTAGGTGACGCAATCTATACTTTATTATTTTTACAATCTACACATTTACCTTATATCCGTATAACACCAAAAGGGATTTTTGATGTTATGAAGAATAAGTTATTATTACCAGCAGTTATGCGCTAG
- a CDS encoding phosphoribosylamine--glycine ligase, giving the protein MNVLVIGSGGREHTIAKQFSNSPSVRKVFVAPGNDGMRGDAEVVAIDTMDFAGLAQFAKENAVDLTFVGPEQPLAEGIVDFFIARGLRVFGPTKEAAQIESSKSYAKDIMNKYNIPTAAHETFTEADKAITYIKEQGAPIVIKADGLAAGKGVVVAMTQEEAIEAVQDMIGNQRFGESSSRVVIEEFLDGEEFSFMSFVHKGQIYPMVIAQDHKRAYDGDKGPNTGGMGAYSPVPQISQEVVDVAYKTIVEPTVQGMESDGVSFTGILYAGLILTQNGPKVIEFNARFGDPETQVVLPRMVSDFGDFMMALLDERPFDLQWSEDAMLGVVIAAEGYPGDVEKGHVLPSLENLSASHAVFHAGTKLVDDKFVGNGGRVLLVGAKASTLKEAQEKVYAGIATEEWNNFFYRKDIGWRTFK; this is encoded by the coding sequence ATGAATGTATTAGTAATCGGAAGCGGTGGTCGTGAGCATACTATCGCTAAACAATTTAGTAATTCCCCATCAGTTCGAAAGGTATTTGTTGCACCTGGCAATGATGGTATGCGAGGCGATGCAGAGGTTGTTGCTATTGATACGATGGATTTTGCTGGTTTGGCGCAATTTGCAAAAGAAAATGCAGTGGATTTGACTTTCGTCGGACCTGAGCAACCACTTGCTGAAGGGATTGTAGATTTCTTTATTGCTCGTGGTTTACGTGTATTTGGTCCAACAAAAGAAGCAGCACAAATCGAAAGCAGTAAATCATATGCTAAGGATATTATGAACAAATACAATATCCCAACAGCGGCTCACGAAACGTTTACGGAAGCAGATAAGGCGATCACATATATTAAAGAACAAGGTGCACCTATTGTGATTAAGGCGGATGGCTTGGCTGCTGGTAAAGGTGTAGTTGTTGCCATGACACAGGAAGAAGCTATTGAAGCGGTTCAGGATATGATTGGTAATCAACGTTTTGGTGAATCTTCCTCTCGTGTTGTTATCGAGGAATTTTTAGATGGCGAAGAATTCTCATTTATGTCATTTGTTCATAAAGGTCAGATTTATCCAATGGTTATTGCTCAGGATCATAAACGAGCATATGATGGCGATAAAGGTCCTAATACAGGTGGGATGGGTGCTTATTCACCAGTACCCCAAATTTCACAGGAAGTAGTGGACGTAGCTTATAAAACAATCGTTGAACCAACTGTTCAAGGCATGGAATCAGATGGTGTATCGTTTACTGGGATTTTATATGCAGGGCTCATATTAACACAAAACGGTCCAAAAGTAATTGAGTTTAATGCACGCTTTGGCGATCCAGAAACACAAGTCGTTTTACCACGTATGGTTTCTGATTTTGGTGATTTCATGATGGCTCTACTGGATGAAAGACCATTTGATTTACAATGGTCAGAAGATGCAATGCTTGGTGTTGTAATTGCTGCAGAAGGATATCCAGGGGACGTTGAAAAAGGACATGTATTACCAAGTTTAGAGAATCTATCGGCTTCACATGCCGTATTCCATGCAGGTACAAAGCTTGTAGATGACAAATTTGTTGGTAACGGTGGACGAGTTTTATTAGTTGGAGCAAAAGCATCTACTCTAAAAGAAGCGCAAGAAAAAGTATATGCAGGTATTGCAACTGAAGAATGGAACAATTTCTTCTACCGCAAAGATATCGGTTGGCGAACATTTAAATAA
- a CDS encoding heptaprenylglyceryl phosphate synthase: MDYLEWRHVFKLDPAKEITDEALEKICESGTDVILVGGTDGITLDGVLDLLVRVRRFEVPIALEISTIDSITPGYDYYFIPTVLNSDDPKWIKNLHHEAIKEYGDIMVWDELVAEGYCILNPHCKAAEVTNAKTDLSIDDIVAYARLAENFFKLPVFYVEYSGTYGDINVISAVKQELNNTRLFYGGGITSTKQAAEMAKYADTVVVGNIIYDDLKAALATVKAVKNTI; encoded by the coding sequence ATGGATTATTTAGAATGGAGACATGTGTTTAAGCTCGATCCAGCTAAGGAAATTACAGATGAGGCATTAGAAAAAATTTGTGAATCAGGAACAGATGTCATTTTAGTTGGTGGAACAGATGGTATAACATTAGACGGTGTATTAGATTTGCTTGTTCGTGTAAGACGCTTTGAAGTACCGATAGCGCTTGAAATTTCTACAATCGATTCGATAACTCCAGGCTACGACTATTACTTTATTCCGACAGTGTTAAATAGTGATGATCCTAAATGGATTAAAAACTTACACCATGAAGCTATAAAGGAATATGGGGATATCATGGTATGGGATGAGCTAGTAGCTGAAGGCTATTGTATATTAAATCCACATTGTAAGGCTGCTGAGGTGACAAATGCGAAAACAGATTTATCAATAGATGATATTGTTGCTTATGCACGTCTGGCAGAAAACTTTTTTAAGCTACCAGTATTTTATGTAGAATATAGCGGAACTTATGGTGATATTAATGTTATTAGTGCTGTGAAGCAGGAGCTTAATAATACACGATTGTTTTACGGTGGTGGTATTACTTCTACTAAACAGGCCGCAGAAATGGCAAAATATGCGGATACAGTAGTAGTAGGTAATATTATTTATGATGATTTAAAAGCTGCGCTTGCGACTGTTAAGGCTGTTAAAAATACGATATAA